In the genome of Meles meles chromosome 16, mMelMel3.1 paternal haplotype, whole genome shotgun sequence, one region contains:
- the LOC123926596 gene encoding uncharacterized protein C2orf16-like, which yields MEITAVPWIDYVKPVKSTKDTKLQGTTSDLILHARIQDSKAAELVQRTQLQDVQTVELKIESEKSVPFAPGPLLQGSELQGVKPKELTLEPQTQDSKFVDSTPCFKHQSLKSVEETPDSEPQCVQSVKWTPRLNKQEVKSVKVTRRSKSQGVKTVDFAPRQQFQETALMNLTSGPEQDGTISVISPKQQCVNSEQVKRGAMLDDRLSLELLPELKFKGKKLVDLNFELQFKSMKSDLTPESNIQGLKPEEFKPEPLEPQLQSIKSPKLTPGAPLHQIKGSEFASEPQLCVKTVELKQEPLLESMRCIQWIPGPKFQAVKSVELNLRSQSQGVKSLGLRSSTQLRDVKSSELTLGSKTQGATYTEFNLGPQLQNMKIPGVLPGTQLHKGKLLASTSEPQLQDVKTTELKKEPQLERMRCIQWIPGPDFQGVKSIGLQSQGVKSLGLKPLIQLRDRKSSALTPRPKLQDTQSSASLQEHKLQDCDLKPCLQVRSVKSCELTSGSKLCDIKFMPLKSRLCMHDGKSKLTAKSKLQEVKPLHSSPGAQLQRVKSLVLMEDSQLPGVKSGVLSQRSQLQSNTTIELNSPLHLTSMKSSELTLQTKLQGVKSENFNSGSQWHDLKPSKLSPEVKSQDKTFTELNPSSQLKGITFSTLITGTKIQGTKCTDFNLGPQLRRVKSSELIQGTKLQKVKSVDFKSGPQLEDRTSSRLIMGIKLQDVKSLNFKSGPHLKDVISSQLIPREKLLGVKSAELKANPKLQGEKSSDLILERKFSGVKAGPQLQDVKCSELIMGIKLQDKKSAGFGSRSHLQGMRSSEVIPGSKLQEVKPSEFNHGPKRQGGKSDLIQMRNLQGVKSVEFNPGPQRQGEKSDLMLECRLQDLKSVELKPVLQLQGVASSELTPKTKLQNGEHVELLTRPTWQDMKPLELTLGAKTQDVKSLGFESVPQLQNGKLPMSTPGSHIQVLKSLKFSPGAKLQGAKSHESVKLQIMNTTKVNHDLELQVTKTSELALESKICNVISSEFNAGKQRQEETSFKLKPWPELQSVKFVVYNPGLHLQHIKSSELCKETKPQDVKSKESNPEQQWQDVKSSELCQGSRPQGMSSFKFNPGPQLQEIKPEVKSELNSGSESRGIKSQVFCPGPPLQDVNSSAFISKPKLQCVNSVGCKSEPPLQGINPSELTSVSKRQGTKSSELSSEIPRETTMVFNLDPPSQDLKSELIPGVADV from the exons ATGGAGATAACTGCAGTGCCATGGATAGACTATGTCAAACCTGTGAAAAGTACCAAAGATACCAAGCTTCAAGGTACAACTTCTGACTTGATTCTGCATGCAAGAATTCAAGACTCCAAAGCTGCGGAGTTGGTCCAAAGAACACAACTGCAAGATGTGCAAACTGTGGAATTGAAAATTGAAAGTGAGAAATCTGTGCCTTTTGCACCAGGGCCATTACTCCAAGGGTCTGAACTGCAAGGTGTGAAACCCAAGGAACTGACTTTAGAGCCACAAACCCAAGATAGTAAATTTGTCGACAGTACCCCGTGTTTCAAGCATCAAAGTTTAAAATCTGTAGAGGAAACTCCAGATTCAGAGCCGCAATGTGTACAATCTGTAAAGTGGACCCCAAGGCTAAACAAGCAGGAAGTAAAATCTGTGAAAGTGACCAGAAGATCAAAGTCTCAAGGAGTAAAAACTGTGGATTTCGCCCCAAGGCAACAGTTTCAAGAGACAGCACTCATGAATTTAACTTCTGGGCCAGAACAGGATGGCACGATATCTGTAATCTCACCAAAGCAGCAATGTGTGAATTCAGAGCAGGTGAAGAGAGGGGCTATGTTGGACGATAGGCTGTCTTTGGAGTTACTTCCAGAGctaaaatttaaaggtaaaaaattaGTAGACCTCAATTTTGAGTTACAGTTTAAAAGTATGAAATCAGACTTGACTCCAGAATCAAATATTCAAGGTTTAAAACCTGAAGAATTCAAGCCTGAACCACTTGAACCACAGTTGCAAAGCATAAAGTCTCCTAAGTTGACCCCAGGGGCACCATTGCACCAAATTAAAGGCTCAGAGTTCGCTTCAGAGCCACAGCTTTGTGTAAAAACCGTTGAGTTAAAACAAGAGCCACTGCTTGAAAGTATGAGATGCATTCAGTGGATACCAGGACCTAAGTTCCAAGCTGTGAAATCTGTAGAGTTAAatctcaggtcacagtctcaaggTGTTAAATCTCTAGGGTTGAGATCTTCGACACAGTTAAGAGATGTGAAGTCATCTGAATTGACTCTAGGGTCAAAAACTCAAGGTGCGACATATACAGAGTTCAACCTTGGGCCACAGTTGCAGAACATGAAAATCCCTGGGGTGCTCCCAGGAACACAGCTGCACAAAGGGAAGCTTTTGGCATCAACCTCAGAGCCACAGCTTCAAGATGTAAAAACTACTGAGCTCAAAAAAGAGCCACAGCTGGAAAGAATGAGGTGTATCCAGTGGATACCAGGACCTGATTTCCAAGGTGTGAAATCTATAGGGTTACAGTCTCAAGGTGTCAAGTCTCTAGGGTTGAAACCTTTGATACAGTTAAGAGATAGAAAGTCATCTGCGTTAACTCCAAGGCCAAAGCTCCAAGATACGCAATCTTCAGCATCACTCCAGGAACATAAGCTTCAAGACTGTGATTTGAAACCTTGTCTCCAGGTTAGAAGTGTGAAATCATGTGAGCTGACTTCAGGGTCAAAGCTCTGTGATATAAAATTTATGCCACTGAAATCTAGGCTTTGCATGCATGATGGGAAATCTAAATTGACTGCAAAATCAAAGCTTCAAGAAGTGAAACCCTTACATTCATCTCCAGGAGCACAGCTTCAACGTGTGAAATCTCTGGTGCTTATGGAAGATTCACAGCTTCCTGGTGTGAAATCTGGGGTATTAAGCCAAAGGTCACAATTACAAAGCAATACAACTATAGAATTGAACTCCCCACTACACTTGACAAGCATGAAGTCATCTGAATTGACTCTTCAGACAAAGCTTCAAGGTGTGAAATCTGAGAATTTCAACTCTGGGTCACAGTGGCATGATCTAAAACCTTCTAAGTTGTCACCTGAGGTAAAGTCCCAAGATAAGACATTTACTGAGTTAAATCCAAGTTCACAGTTGAAAGGTATAACATTTTCTACACTGATCACAGGGACAAAGATTCAAGGTACCAAGTGTACAGATTTCAACCTTGG GCCACAGCTGAGACGTGTGAAATCTTCTGAATTGATACAGGGGACAAAGCTTCAAAAAGTGAAGTCCGTGGATTTCAAGTCAGGCCCACAGTTGGAAGATAGGACATCTTCTAGATTGATCATGGGTATAAAGCTTCAAGATGTAAAATCTCTGAATTTTAAGTCTGGACCACACTTGAAGGATGTGATATCTTCACAACTGATCCCAAGGGAAAAGCTTCTAGGTGTGAAATCTGCAGAACTGAAAGCTAATCCAAAGTTACAAGGTGAGAAATCTTCTGATTTGATCCTGGAGAGGAAGTTTTCAGGTGTGAAAGCAGGCCCACAGTTACAAGATGTGAAATGTTCTGAGTTGATCATGGGTATAAAGCTTCAAGATAAAAAATCAGCAGGGTTTGGTTCTAGATCACACTTGCAAGGTATGAGATCTTCtgaagtgatcccagggtcaaaaCTTCAAGAAGTGAAACCCTCTGAATTCAACCACGGTCCAAAGCGACAAGGTGGAAAATCTGATTTAATTCAGATGAGGAATCTTCAAGGTGTGAAATCTGTGGAGTTCAACCCTGGACCTCAGAGACAAGGTGAGAAATCTGATTTGATGCTAGAGTGCAGACTCCAAGATTTGAAATCTGTTGAGTTAAAACCTGTTCTGCAGTTACAAGGTGTCGCATCTTCTGAGTTAACGCCCAAAACAAAGCTTCAAAATGGAGAACATGTGGAGCTCCTTACCAGACCCACGTGGCAAGACATGAAACCTCTTGAATTGACTCTAGGTGCAAAGACCCAAGATGTGAAATCTTTGGGGTTTGAGTCAGTCCCACAGTTACAAAATGGGAAATTGCCTATGTCGACACCAGGATCACACATTCAAGTCCTGAAATCTCTGAAATTCAGCCCTGGGGCGAAGTTGCAAGGCGCAAAATCTCATGAGTCTGTAAAGCTTCAAATAATGAACACCACAAAGGTCAACCATGACCTAGAACTCCAGGTCACAAAAACCTCTGAGTTAGCCTTGGAATCAAAGATTTGCAATGTGATATCTTCCGAGTTCAATGCTGGGAAGCAGCGGCAAGAAGAGACGTCTTTTAAGTTGAAACCATGGCCAGAGCTTCAAAGTGTGAAATTTGTGGTATACAACCCTGGACTACATTTGCAACatataaaatcttcagaattGTGCAAAGAGACAAAGCCCCAAGATGTGAAATCTAAGGAATCCAATCCTGAGCAACAGTGGCAAGATGTTAAATCTTCTGAGTTATGCCAGGGATCAAGGCCTCAAGGTATGTCATCTTTCAAGTTCAATCCTGGGCCACAGTTACAAGAGATAAAACCCGA GGTAAAATCTGAGTTGAATTCTGGATCAGAGTCTCGAGGTATAAAATCCCAGGTGTTCTGCCCTGGGCCACCTTTGCAAGATGTGaattcttctgcatttatttcaaaaccaaaacttCAGTGTGTAAATTCTGTTGGATGCAAATCTGAGCCACCCTTGCAAGGTATAAACCCTTCTGAATTAACTTCAGTTTCAAAACGTCAAGGTACAAAGTCTTCTGAGTTGAGTTCAGAGATCCCAAGGGAGACGACTATGGTGTTCAACCTTGATCCACCTTCGCAAGATTTGAAATCTGAATTGATTCCAGG TGTGGCCGATGTGTAG